The Streptococcus toyakuensis genome has a window encoding:
- the rmuC gene encoding DNA recombination protein RmuC has product MESLLVLLLIANLAGLFLIWQRQDKQEKHLSKNLEDQADHLSDQLDYRFEQARQASQLDQKDLEVAVSDRLQEVRMELHQGLTQVRQEMTENLLQTRDKTDQRLQALQESNEQRLEQMRQTVEEKLEKTLQTRLQASFETVSKQLESVNRGLGEMQTVARDVGALNKVLSGTKTRGILGELQLGQIIEDIMTPAQYEREYATVENSSERVEYAIKLPGQGDQEYVYLPIDSKFPLADYYRLEEAYEAGDKDEIERCRKSLLASVKRFAKDITSKYLAPPRTTNFGVLFVPTEGLYSEIVRNPVFFDDLRREEQIIVAGPSTLSALLNSLSVGFKTLNIQKSADHISKILASVKTEFGKFGGILVKAQKHLQHASGNIDELLNRRTTAIERTLRHIELSEGEPALDLLHFQENEEEYED; this is encoded by the coding sequence ATGGAAAGTTTACTTGTTCTATTATTGATTGCCAACCTAGCTGGCCTCTTTCTGATTTGGCAAAGGCAGGATAAACAGGAGAAACACTTAAGCAAGAACTTGGAGGATCAGGCAGATCATTTGTCAGACCAGTTGGATTACCGTTTTGAACAAGCCAGACAAGCCAGCCAGTTAGATCAAAAAGATTTGGAAGTGGCTGTCAGTGACCGTTTGCAAGAAGTGCGAATGGAATTGCACCAAGGCTTAACTCAGGTCCGTCAAGAAATGACTGAGAATCTCCTCCAAACCAGGGATAAGACTGACCAACGTCTCCAAGCCTTGCAGGAATCAAATGAGCAACGTTTGGAACAAATGCGCCAAACCGTCGAGGAAAAACTAGAAAAGACCTTGCAGACACGCTTGCAAGCCTCCTTTGAGACAGTTTCCAAACAACTGGAGTCAGTCAATCGTGGCCTTGGAGAAATGCAGACAGTTGCCCGTGATGTCGGCGCCCTCAACAAGGTTCTCTCAGGAACCAAGACGCGAGGAATTCTGGGCGAATTGCAACTGGGGCAGATTATTGAAGATATCATGACACCTGCCCAGTACGAACGAGAATACGCAACGGTTGAAAACTCTAGTGAACGAGTGGAGTATGCCATCAAGTTACCCGGACAAGGCGACCAGGAATACGTCTACTTACCGATTGACTCCAAGTTTCCACTGGCAGATTATTACCGCTTAGAAGAAGCCTATGAAGCAGGTGACAAGGACGAAATCGAACGCTGTCGTAAGTCGCTCCTAGCCAGCGTCAAGCGCTTTGCCAAGGATATCACGAGCAAGTACCTAGCACCGCCTCGGACGACCAATTTTGGAGTTTTGTTTGTTCCGACAGAAGGTCTCTACTCAGAAATTGTACGCAATCCGGTCTTCTTTGATGATTTGAGACGGGAGGAGCAGATTATTGTTGCAGGTCCAAGTACCCTGTCAGCTCTCCTCAATTCCCTATCAGTTGGCTTCAAAACTCTCAATATCCAAAAGAGTGCCGACCATATCAGTAAGATTCTTGCCAGCGTCAAGACTGAATTTGGCAAGTTTGGTGGTATTCTGGTCAAGGCACAAAAACATCTCCAACATGCCTCTGGCAATATTGATGAATTATTAAACCGTCGTACCACAGCTATCGAGCGGACGCTCCGTCACATTGAGTTGTCAGAAGGTGAGCCTGCGCTTGATTTACTCCATTTCCAAGAAAATGAGGAAGAATATGAAGATTAG
- a CDS encoding 3'-5' exoribonuclease YhaM family protein, producing MKISHMKKDELFEGFYLIKSADLRQTRAGKNYLAFTFQDDSGEIEGKLWDAQPHNVEAYTAGKVVHMKGRREVYNNTPQVNQITLRLPQPGEPNDPADFKVKSPVDVKEIRDYMSQMIFKIENSVWQRIVRKLYTKYDKEFYSYPAAKTNHHAFETGLAYHTATMVRLADAISEVYPQLNKSLLYAGIMLHDLAKVIELTGPDQTEYTVRGNLLGHIALIDSEITKTVMELGIDDTKEEVVLLRHVILSHHGLLEYGSPVRPRIMEAEIIHMIDNLDASMMMMSTALALVDKGEMTNKIFAMDNRSFYKPDLD from the coding sequence ATGAAGATTAGTCACATGAAAAAAGATGAGCTGTTTGAAGGCTTTTACCTAATCAAGTCAGCTGACCTGAGGCAAACTCGAGCTGGGAAAAACTACCTAGCCTTTACCTTCCAAGATGATAGTGGCGAGATTGAAGGAAAACTCTGGGATGCTCAACCTCATAACGTTGAGGCCTATACTGCTGGTAAGGTTGTCCACATGAAAGGACGCCGAGAAGTTTATAACAACACCCCTCAAGTCAATCAAATTACCCTTCGCCTGCCTCAACCTGGCGAACCCAATGATCCAGCTGATTTCAAGGTCAAGTCACCAGTTGATGTCAAGGAAATCCGTGACTACATGTCGCAAATGATTTTTAAAATTGAAAATTCTGTCTGGCAACGAATTGTTCGAAAGCTCTACACCAAGTATGATAAGGAATTTTACTCCTATCCAGCTGCCAAGACCAACCATCATGCCTTTGAAACAGGTTTGGCCTATCATACTGCGACCATGGTGCGCTTGGCAGATGCTATTAGCGAAGTCTATCCTCAACTCAATAAGAGTCTGCTCTATGCTGGGATTATGTTGCATGACTTGGCTAAAGTCATTGAGTTGACGGGGCCTGACCAGACCGAGTACACGGTTAGAGGCAATCTTCTTGGGCATATTGCTTTGATAGATAGTGAAATTACTAAGACAGTGATGGAACTCGGTATCGATGATACCAAGGAAGAAGTCGTTCTGCTTCGTCACGTTATCCTCAGTCACCACGGCTTACTTGAGTATGGAAGCCCAGTCCGTCCACGCATTATGGAAGCAGAGATTATCCATATGATTGACAATCTGGATGCAAGCATGATGATGATGTCAACAGCTTTGGCTTTGGTGGATAAGGGAGAGATGACCAATAAAATTTTCGCTATGGACAATCGTTCCTTCTATAAACCAGATTTAGATTAA
- the purR gene encoding pur operon repressor, protein MKLRRSDRMVVISNYLINNPYKLTSLNTFAEKYESAKSSISEDIVIIKRAFEEIEIGHIQTVTGAGGGVIFTPSISSHDAKEMVEDLCAKLSESDRILPGGYIYLSDLLSTPAILKNIGRIIAKSFMDQKIDAVMTVATKGVPLANAVANVLNVPFVIVRRDLKITEGSTVSVNYVSGSSGDRIEKMFLSKRSLKAGSRVLIVDDFLKGGGTVNGMISLLREFDSELAGVAVFADNAQEEREKQFDYKSLLKVTNIDVKNQTIDVEVGNIFDEDK, encoded by the coding sequence ATGAAATTAAGAAGAAGTGATCGGATGGTTGTCATTTCCAACTATTTGATTAATAATCCTTATAAACTAACTAGTCTCAATACTTTTGCTGAAAAGTATGAATCTGCTAAATCATCCATCTCAGAAGATATCGTCATTATCAAACGTGCCTTTGAGGAGATCGAAATCGGTCATATCCAAACAGTAACTGGTGCTGGCGGAGGTGTCATTTTTACACCATCAATCTCAAGTCATGATGCCAAGGAAATGGTCGAGGACTTGTGTGCCAAGTTGTCAGAAAGTGATCGTATCTTGCCAGGTGGCTATATCTACCTGTCTGATTTGCTCAGCACACCAGCTATTTTGAAAAATATTGGTCGCATTATTGCCAAGAGCTTTATGGACCAAAAAATTGATGCGGTTATGACAGTAGCGACTAAGGGTGTTCCACTTGCAAATGCAGTTGCCAATGTCCTCAATGTTCCTTTTGTTATTGTGCGCCGTGACCTGAAAATTACCGAAGGTTCAACTGTCAGCGTCAACTATGTATCCGGTTCAAGTGGTGACCGCATTGAGAAAATGTTCCTTTCAAAACGTAGTCTCAAGGCAGGCAGCCGTGTCTTGATTGTGGATGACTTCTTGAAAGGCGGAGGAACTGTCAACGGGATGATCAGTCTCTTGCGTGAGTTTGATTCAGAATTGGCAGGTGTAGCGGTCTTTGCGGATAATGCTCAAGAAGAACGCGAAAAGCAGTTTGACTACAAGTCACTCTTGAAGGTAACCAATATTGATGTCAAGAATCAAACCATCGATGTTGAGGTTGGCAATATCTTTGACGAAGATAAATAA
- a CDS encoding diaminopimelate decarboxylase has translation MKTPFINKEDLEKIVAEFPTPFHLYDEKGIREKARAVNQAFSWNKGFKEYFAVKATPTPAILKILQEEGCGVDCSSYVELLMSHKLDFPGSEIMFSSNNTPDKEYAYARELGATINLDAFEDIEHLERAAGIPEIISCRYNPGGVFELGTDIMDNPGEAKFGMTKDQLFEAFAILKEKGAKTFGIHSFLASNTVTHLYYPELARQLFELAVEIKEKLGISLDFINLSGGIGVNYRPDQEPNDIALIGEGVRKVYEEVLMPAGLGQVKIFTELGRFMLAPHGALVTRVTHKKKTYRTYLGVDASAVNLMRPAMYGAYHHITNVTHPDGPAEVVDVVGSLCENNDKFAVNRELPHTEIGDLLVIHDTGAHGFSMGYQYNAKLRSAEILYTEEGKARQIRRAERPEDYFATLYGFDFEE, from the coding sequence ATGAAAACACCATTTATCAATAAAGAAGACTTAGAAAAGATTGTTGCCGAGTTCCCGACTCCCTTTCACTTGTATGATGAGAAGGGAATTCGTGAAAAGGCAAGAGCCGTCAACCAAGCCTTTTCGTGGAACAAGGGCTTTAAGGAATATTTTGCAGTTAAGGCTACTCCAACTCCAGCTATTTTGAAAATTCTCCAAGAGGAAGGTTGCGGTGTGGACTGCTCTAGTTATGTGGAGCTTTTGATGAGCCATAAACTGGATTTTCCAGGTTCTGAGATCATGTTCTCTTCAAACAACACGCCAGATAAGGAATATGCCTATGCGCGTGAATTGGGTGCGACCATTAACTTGGATGCCTTTGAAGATATTGAACATCTAGAGCGTGCAGCAGGTATTCCAGAAATCATCTCATGTCGTTACAATCCTGGAGGAGTTTTTGAACTGGGAACAGATATTATGGACAATCCTGGAGAAGCCAAGTTTGGTATGACCAAGGACCAGCTCTTTGAAGCTTTTGCCATCTTGAAGGAAAAAGGAGCCAAGACTTTTGGGATTCACTCCTTCCTAGCGTCCAATACTGTGACCCATCTCTATTATCCAGAGTTGGCCCGTCAGCTTTTTGAATTGGCTGTTGAAATCAAGGAAAAGTTGGGCATTTCGCTAGACTTTATCAATCTTTCTGGTGGTATTGGTGTCAATTATCGTCCAGACCAGGAGCCAAATGATATTGCCTTGATCGGTGAGGGAGTTCGTAAGGTGTATGAAGAAGTCCTTATGCCAGCAGGTCTTGGTCAGGTTAAGATTTTCACCGAATTGGGTCGTTTTATGTTAGCTCCTCACGGTGCTTTGGTCACAAGAGTTACCCATAAGAAGAAAACCTACCGTACCTATCTAGGCGTGGATGCATCAGCAGTCAACCTCATGCGTCCAGCTATGTACGGAGCTTACCATCATATTACTAACGTGACCCATCCAGATGGACCAGCTGAAGTGGTAGATGTGGTTGGTTCACTCTGTGAAAACAATGATAAATTTGCAGTGAATCGCGAACTGCCTCATACAGAAATCGGTGATTTGCTGGTCATTCATGATACAGGTGCTCACGGTTTTTCAATGGGCTACCAGTACAACGCCAAACTTCGTTCTGCGGAAATCCTCTATACCGAAGAAGGTAAAGCCCGTCAAATCCGCCGTGCAGAGCGCCCTGAGGACTACTTTGCAACCTTGTATGGCTTTGATTTTGAAGAATAA
- the pflA gene encoding pyruvate formate-lyase-activating protein yields MSEETIDYGQVTGMVHSTESFGSVDGPGIRFIVFLQGCHMRCQYCHNPDTWAMESNKSRERTVDDVLAEALRYRGFWGNKGGITVSGGEALLQIDFLIALFTKAKEHGIHCTLDTCALPFRNKPRYLEKFDKLMAVTDLVLLDIKEINEAQHKIVTSQTNKNILACAQYLSDIGKPVWIRHVLVPGLTDRDDDLIELGKFVKTLKNVDKFEILPYHTMGEFKWRELGIPYSLEGVKPPTADRVKNAKKLMDTESYQDYMKRVHG; encoded by the coding sequence ATGTCTGAAGAAACAATTGATTATGGACAAGTGACAGGAATGGTGCATTCGACAGAAAGCTTTGGGTCAGTAGATGGCCCTGGTATTCGCTTTATTGTCTTTTTGCAGGGCTGTCACATGCGTTGCCAGTATTGCCACAACCCTGACACTTGGGCTATGGAGTCCAATAAATCACGTGAACGGACGGTAGATGATGTCTTAGCAGAGGCCTTGCGCTACCGCGGTTTCTGGGGGAATAAGGGTGGGATTACAGTCAGTGGGGGAGAAGCCCTCTTGCAGATTGATTTCTTGATTGCCCTCTTTACCAAGGCCAAAGAACACGGAATCCACTGTACCTTGGATACCTGTGCCCTTCCTTTCCGTAATAAACCACGTTACCTTGAGAAGTTTGACAAACTCATGGCTGTCACTGACTTGGTTCTTTTGGATATCAAGGAAATCAACGAAGCACAGCATAAGATTGTTACTAGTCAAACCAATAAAAATATCTTGGCTTGTGCTCAGTATCTATCAGATATTGGAAAACCTGTCTGGATTCGCCACGTGCTAGTTCCAGGTTTGACAGACAGAGATGATGACTTGATTGAACTTGGTAAGTTCGTTAAGACCCTCAAAAATGTGGATAAGTTTGAAATTCTACCTTATCACACCATGGGTGAGTTCAAGTGGCGTGAACTGGGAATTCCATATTCCCTCGAAGGGGTTAAACCACCAACAGCAGATCGCGTCAAGAACGCTAAAAAACTCATGGATACCGAAAGTTATCAAGACTATATGAAACGTGTACATGGATAA
- a CDS encoding ABC transporter ATP-binding protein — MEQSITIKNLCKSYGQTQILKDISFEAKAGRVTAFLGPNGAGKSSTLRILLGLDKATSGLTKIGDQTYKELKFPLKTVGASFDSVGAPDDRTVYQHLKIVAASNGISSQRIEQVLDMVDISHKKKSKIGKLSLGEGQRLGIATALLGNPQYLILDEPTNGLDPRGIRWFREFIKKQAQEGKTVLISSHILSEVEAVTDDVVIINKGKVLIKGTLQEVMKNLSSLEEVFFNLTEGGK; from the coding sequence ATGGAACAAAGTATTACCATTAAAAATTTATGTAAGTCATATGGCCAAACTCAAATTTTAAAAGATATTTCTTTTGAAGCAAAAGCAGGTAGAGTGACTGCTTTCCTAGGTCCAAATGGAGCTGGAAAAAGTTCAACCTTACGTATTTTATTAGGATTAGACAAAGCAACATCTGGTCTTACCAAAATTGGAGATCAAACTTATAAGGAATTAAAATTTCCTTTAAAGACTGTAGGAGCTTCATTTGACAGTGTAGGTGCTCCTGATGATCGGACTGTTTATCAACATTTGAAAATAGTTGCTGCTAGTAATGGGATATCCAGTCAGCGAATTGAACAAGTCTTGGATATGGTGGATATTAGCCATAAGAAAAAATCTAAAATTGGAAAATTATCATTAGGAGAAGGACAACGCTTGGGAATTGCAACAGCTCTATTAGGAAATCCTCAATATCTGATATTGGATGAACCGACTAATGGGTTGGATCCAAGAGGAATTCGGTGGTTTAGAGAGTTTATAAAAAAACAAGCTCAAGAAGGAAAGACAGTCTTGATATCATCTCATATATTATCGGAAGTGGAAGCAGTAACAGATGATGTAGTTATCATAAATAAAGGAAAAGTTCTTATAAAAGGCACTTTACAAGAAGTGATGAAAAATCTTTCCTCACTAGAAGAAGTCTTCTTTAATTTAACAGAGGGAGGAAAGTGA